From Pseudanabaena galeata CCNP1313, a single genomic window includes:
- a CDS encoding formylglycine-generating enzyme family protein, translating into MSGLTRRKFMIGLVVTTPLAIVACENLKPKAFTEALNLPNGAVPLEMALIPKGKFTMGSPSSEEEREDRELQHEVNFPQDFYMSRYAVTQAQWLAVMGKFTHEFDESADTKFKSDNRPMIYVRWHEAREFCKRLTATLPANRGTYRLPTEAEWEYACRAGTTTPFHFGETITPSLVNYNHYHQQTFDVNSFSPNAWGLHQMHGNVWEWCLDQYFDSYSEKSSSLKNNGSEPYGGMNVNDIDNRYLSRLLRGGSWNSVARRCRAAYRDGDIAQKQVNYIGFRLLLASSL; encoded by the coding sequence ATGAGTGGTTTGACTAGACGCAAGTTTATGATTGGTCTGGTAGTGACGACTCCTTTAGCGATCGTGGCTTGTGAAAATCTGAAACCGAAGGCTTTTACGGAAGCTCTGAATCTGCCCAATGGAGCCGTACCGTTAGAAATGGCGCTAATCCCCAAAGGGAAGTTTACGATGGGATCGCCAAGTAGTGAGGAAGAGAGAGAGGATCGTGAATTGCAGCATGAGGTGAACTTTCCGCAGGACTTCTATATGAGTCGCTATGCAGTGACACAGGCGCAATGGCTGGCGGTGATGGGTAAGTTTACCCATGAGTTTGACGAGAGTGCTGATACGAAGTTTAAAAGCGATAATCGTCCGATGATTTATGTGAGGTGGCATGAAGCGAGGGAGTTTTGTAAGAGATTAACAGCCACTCTACCTGCTAATCGTGGAACCTATCGCTTGCCGACAGAGGCGGAATGGGAATATGCCTGTCGTGCTGGCACAACCACGCCATTTCATTTTGGTGAGACGATTACGCCTAGTTTAGTCAACTATAACCACTATCACCAACAAACCTTTGATGTGAATAGTTTTTCGCCTAATGCATGGGGATTACATCAGATGCATGGGAATGTGTGGGAATGGTGTTTGGATCAATATTTTGATAGTTACAGCGAAAAATCTAGTAGCTTAAAAAATAATGGCAGTGAACCCTATGGCGGCATGAATGTAAATGATATCGATAATCGTTATCTTTCTCGTCTACTGCGCGGTGGTTCTTGGAATAGCGTTGCTAGGCGTTGTCGTGCTGCCTATCGCGACGGGGACATCGCGCAGAAGCAGGTCAACTACATTGGTTTTCGCCTGCTTCTCGCTTCTTCTTTGTGA